The following coding sequences are from one Anguilla rostrata isolate EN2019 chromosome 16, ASM1855537v3, whole genome shotgun sequence window:
- the LOC135242683 gene encoding mitogen-activated protein kinase 6-like, which translates to MAEKFESLMNIHGFDLGPRYMDLNPLGYGGNGLVFSAVDTDCDKRVAVKKSILTDPQSVKHALREIKIIRRLDHDNIVKVFETLGPSGRQLTEDVSSLTEVNSVYIVQEYMETDLCKVLERGPLSEGHARLFMYQLLRGLKYIHSANVLHRDLKPANLFVNTEDLVLKIGDFGLARIMDPHYSHKGHLSEGLVTKWYRSPRLLLSPNNYTKAIDMWAAGCIFAEMLTGKTLFAGAHELEQMQLILKSIPVIHEEDRQELQSVIPVFIKSDISEPQTPLAKLLLGLSSEALDFLEKILTFNPMDRLTAEEALAHPYMSDYSFPLDEPISSHPFHIEDEVDDILLMDQSHSHVYNWDRYQDSQFSDQDWQLLSTYETDEVQRDPRAVVDVTDEVVVQVDPRKYLDGDREKFLDDLTFDCRFPSEHSWQHEDHHENKYCDLECGQTCNYKAISSSYLDNLVWHDSDSHYYDPKLIIDLSNWKEQSKEKGDKKGKSKCEKNGLVKAQIALQEATAQDPAEKDKVTEKSRNFDFDSFIASTIKLSLQPEPSNVGLLNEMNTSVSQPEPRSSMSKSVSQEKEEKCLVNLAQLEGRAPNPWESFGNTSTSGEEPCLIDEVCWDVRKDEQLQKETAYTGYLDRLFSKKEEVLEPECQEAKEREDCFLARNGEIMFSMQFESLALPRFDSPTDSPLKSIQATLIPSPLKRSPQVAHKTYSSIFKHLN; encoded by the exons ATGGCAGAGAAGTTTGAGAGCCTCATGAATATCCATGGCTTTGATCTGGGCCCTCGTTACATGGACTTGAACCCTCTGGGCTATGGTGGCAATGGTCTAGTCTTTTCTGCTGTGGACACAGACTGTGACAAGAGGGTGGCAGTGAAGAAGAGCATCCTCACTGACCCCCAGAGCGTGAAGCATGCCCTGCGTGAGATCAAGATTATCAGACGCCTGGATCATGACAATATTGTGAAGGTGTTTGAGACCCTGGGCCCCAGTGGCAGGCAGCTGACAGAAGATGTGAGCTCGCTGACAGAGGTCAACTCCGTCTATATCGTTCAAGAGTACATGGAGACGGACCTGTGCAAGGTGCTGGAACGGGGCCCCCTCTCAGAAGGCCACGCCCGCCTCTTCATGTACCAACTGCTCCGTGGCCTCAAATACATCCACTCAGCCAATGTCTTGCACAGGGACCTCAAACCAGCCAACCTCTTCGTCAACACGGAGGACTTAGTGTTGAAGATTGGAGACTTTGGCCTGGCGCGCATCATGGACCCACACTACTCCCACAAG GGTCATCTATCTGAAGGACTGGTTACAAAGTGGTATAGGTCACCTCGTCTTTTGCTGTCCCCCAATAACTACACCAAAGCCATTGACATGTGGGCAGCTGGCTGCATCTTTGCAGAAATGCTGACAGGGAAAACCCTCTTCGCAG GTGCCCATGAGCTGGAGCAGATGCAGCTCATCCTGAAATCCATCCCTGTCATTCATGAGGAGGACCGGCAGGAGCTGCAGAGCGTCATCCCCGTCTTCATCAAGAGTGACATATCGGAGCCCCAGACCCCTCTGGCCAAGCTGCTGCTGGGACTCAGTTCAGAAG CTCTGGATTTCCTGGAAAAAATCTTGACCTTCAACCCCATGGACCGCCTGACTGCAGAAGAGGCCTTAGCTCACCCTTACATGAGTGACTACTCATTCCCTTTGGATGAACCTATTTCCAGTCACCCTTTCCACATTGAGGATGAGGTGGATGACATCTTGCTGATGGACCAGAGCCACAGCCATGTCTACAACTGGGACAG GTATCAAGACAGCCAGTTCTCAGACCAAGACTGGCAACTCCTCAGCACCTACGAGACAGACGAGGTCCAGCGTGATCCTCGAGCTGTGGTGGACGTGACAGATGAGGTAGTGGTGCAGGTGGACCCCCGGAAATACCTGGACGGGGACCGTGAGAAATTCCTAGATGACCTGACCTTCGATTGCCGCTTCCCCTCTGAGCACTCCTGGCAGCATGAAGACCACCATGAGAACAAGTACTGTGACCTGGAGTGTGGACAGACCTGCAACTATAAGGCCATCTCCTCCTCGTACCTAGATAACCTAGTGTGGCATGACAGCGACAGTCACTACTATGATCCGAAGCTCATCATTGACCTGTCCAACTGGAAGGAGCAGAGCAAAGAGAAAGGGGACAAGAAGGGAAAGTCCAAGTGTGAGAAGAACGGACTGGTCAAGGCCCAGATTGCTCTGCAGGAGGCCACCGCCCAGGACCCAGCTGAGAAGGACAAGGTAACGGAGAAGAGCCGGAACTTTGACTTCGACTCCTTCATTGCCAGCACCATCAAGCTCAGCTTACAACCGGAGCCCAGCAACGTGGGCCTCCTCAATGAGATGAACACCTCAGTCTCTCAGCCTGAGCCCCGCAGCTCCATGTCCAAATCTGTCAgccaggagaaggaggagaagtgTCTGGTGAACCTGGCCCAGCTAGAGGGCCGGGCACCCAACCCCTGGGAGAGCTTTGGCAACACCAGTACCTCCGGAGAGGAGCCCTGCCTGATCGATGAGGTGTGCTGGGATGTAAGGAAGGATGAGCAGCTGCAGAAGGAGACTGCCTACACGGGCTACCTGGACAGGCTTTTCAGCAAGAAAGaagaggtgctggagcctgagTGCCAGGAAGCCAAGGAGAGGGAAGATTGCTTCCTGGCCAGAAATGGAGAGATCATGTTCAGCATGCAGTTTGAGTCCCTAGCCCTCCCCAGATTTGACAGCCCCACAGATTCACCCCTCAAGTCCATACAGGCCACATTAATACCCTCACCCTTAAAACGTTCCCCCCAAGTTGCCCATAAAACATACAgcagcatttttaaacatttgaattaA